In the Plasmodium chabaudi chabaudi strain AS genome assembly, chromosome: 13 genome, one interval contains:
- a CDS encoding ribose-phosphate pyrophosphokinase, putative encodes MVYNLYTGFSRKFYEHTDKFIKHFIIKNEFLNTRQFILQKKLYHAHENANYNGFNGHHPIILIQQNKNNDERKKYNKIKTIAFANIFGASVVSQRDDKLENEDIKIKINEFSFINKSKNTNSKDANNLDKSSAVVPENNKNKSKDDKYEYYQELSEYSNMQIFSSNSHHELANEICSNLGISLGRAYIGKYSDGEITLQIMDEVRGRDVYIIHSTPAGGKDVHSRLMELFLFVSTLRRSSAKKVIVVLPYLNYSRQNKQTGYFNNMHSLGAPEIAILLQTCGADSIIAVDLNNPRIEGFSTDQKLFQPPLMNINPQSLAVEYLKKKKLHNPVIVPINIDGAEKAKEFWVRMKKHSNDVGFTTLVSSTYDGTSTRGEAPSNESKDSSKMLTNKQNNTNSLENEKITIVGDIKDCDCIIVNDILDTGEKSKKVAALLKNAGARKIYLYATHAILSDGCVSKINDSCIDEVVTTNTIHIPRDVCCEKMHILSVAKLVAEGIKRFNNEQSQNAQEDFSDGQVELNV; translated from the coding sequence atgGTTTATAATCTTTACACCGGTTTCTCCAGGAAATTCTATGAGCATACagataaatttataaaacattttattataaaaaatgaatttttaaatacccGTCAATTTATACTccagaaaaaattatatcatgCCCATGAAAATGCAAACTACAATGGTTTTAATGGACACCATCCTATTATTCTAATTcaacaaaacaaaaataacgatgagagaaaaaaatataataaaataaaaaccaTTGCATTCGCTAACATATTTGGGGCATCTGTTGTGTCACAAAGAGATGataaattagaaaatgaagatataaaaataaaaattaatgaatttagtttcataaataagtcaaaaaatacaaattcaAAAGATGCTAATAATTTAGATAAATCGAGTGCCGTTGTAcctgaaaataataaaaataaatcaaaagatgataaatatgaatattatcAAGAATTAAGCGAATACAGTAACATGCAAATATTTTCTAGTAATAGTCATCATGAATTAGCAAATGAAATATGCTCCAATTTAGGAATAAGTTTAGGTAGAGCTTATATTGGAAAATATAGTGATGGAGAAATTACTCTTCAAATAATGGATGAAGTAAGAGGGAGagatgtatatataatacattcTACCCCTGCAGGTGGTAAGGATGTCCATTCACGTTTAATggaattgtttttatttgtatcgACATTAAGAAGATCATCTGCAAAAAAAGTTATCGTTGTTTTaccatatttaaattattccagacaaaataaacaaacaggttattttaataatatgcattcACTAGGAGCTCCAGAAATagctatattattacaaacATGTGGTGCTGATTCAATTATCGCTGTTGATTTGAACAATCCAAGAATTGAAGGATTTTCTACTGatcaaaaattatttcagCCACCGCTTATGAATATTAATCCACAATCTTTAGCCgtagaatatttaaaaaaaaaaaaactccATAACCCCGTTATTGTTCCAATTAATATTGATGGTGCAGAAAAAGCAAAGGAATTTTGGGTTAGAATGAAAAAGCATTCAAATGATGTAGGATTTACTACTTTGGTTTCTAGCACATACGATGGAACGAGTACTAGAGGAGAAGCTCCAAGTAACGAATCAAAGGATTCCAGTAAAATGCTAAccaataaacaaaataatacaaattcactcgaaaatgaaaaaataactaTAGTTGGTGATATTAAAGATTGTGATTGTATAATAGTAAATGATATCCTTGATACTGGAGAAAAATCTAAAAAGGTTGCCGCTCTTCTAAAAAATGCAGGAGctcgaaaaatatatctgtATGCAACTCATGCTATACTATCGGATGGATGTGTCTCAAAAATTAACGACTCATGCATTGACGAAGTTGTAACAACAAATACAATACATATTCCAAGAGATGTATGTTGtgaaaaaatgcatattttatcagTTGCCAAATTAGTAGCCGAAGGAATTAAAAGATTTAATAATGAACAATCACAAAATGCGCAAGAAGATTTTTCAGATGGGCAAGTGGAATTAAATgtataa
- a CDS encoding nicotinamide/nicotinic acid mononucleotide adenylyltransferase, putative, with protein MIYYLLYVLFILYNLFVPACYSNMNKKICIYGGSYDPVTYGHEMVLSKISNLEWVDEIWVVICRCRYDKNLEAFDHRNNMFSIMLENNTYPIDKSKIFVKDLESENTTATYDLLNMLKTTYPQHEFYFIIGSDLLNDLTSWDNGEQLVSENNFIIIERGDYDINKEILKKMHKYYLIEIPVKSFVNYISSTDVRKLLVEHNYEDLKKYINPLAIDYINDNNLYKRNGI; from the coding sequence atgatatattatttattgtatgttttatttatactttataatttgtttgtGCCTGCTTGTTATtcaaatatgaataaaaaaatatgtatatatggaGGATCATATGATCCAGTTACTTATGGTCATGAAATGGTACTTTCAAAAATTAGCAATTTGGAATGGGTAGATGAAATATGGGTAGTTATATGTAGATGCagatatgataaaaatctCGAAGCATTTGACCATAGGAATAATATGTTTTCTATTATGTTAGAAAATAACACATATCCGATAGacaaaagtaaaatatttgtaaaagACTTGGAATCTGAAAATACAACTGCAACatatgatttattaaatatgctAAAGACAACATATCCTCAACATGAAttctatttcattattgGATCAGACttattaaatgatttaaCTTCATGGGATAATGGTGAACAGCTAGTttctgaaaataatttcattattattgagAGGGGTGattatgatataaataaagagatattaaaaaaaatgcataaatattatttaattgaaATTCCAGTTAAGTCTTttgttaattatatttcttcAACTGATgtaagaaaattattagtTGAGCACAATTATgaagatttaaaaaaatatatcaatcCATTAGCTAtagattatataaatgataataatttatataaacgtaatggaatataa
- a CDS encoding regulator of nonsense transcripts 3B, putative, which produces MYSNVRPYKILQKVKANENNSKEKPNEEKKNNDNHKKYEDDRRYKYNKHVNNYKTKNNKTYTINNNCEKSNNNVVLNKTGKDMLISLLKKDQMCVKKKKIVIRNLPPTLNENNFFDSFSNNLKDELDYYYYVNGSIGKNSSDDITHSRIYLSFKDYMKTDEFIKTQDGKYFYDTNGIKYKANVTFAPNQTIIHKNRTDNRNNTLDTDPYFLKCCEEMNNPVDPPKNDIDYHDIINVVRENDDIISPIVIDLRKKLKNSKVK; this is translated from the coding sequence atgtATTCAAATGTTAGACCgtataaaatattgcaaaaagtaaaagcaaacgaaaataatagtaaagAAAAACCAAAtgaagaaaagaaaaataatgataaccataaaaaatatgaagatGACAGAaggtataaatataataagcatgtaaataattacaaaacaaaaaataataaaacatacaccataaataataattgtgAAAAAAGTAACAATAATGTTGTATTAAACAAAACGGGAAAAGATATGTTGATATCTTTACTAAAAAAAGACCAAAtgtgtgtaaaaaaaaaaaaaattgttattcGAAATTTACCTCCAactttaaatgaaaataatttttttgattctTTTTCAAACAATCTTAAAGATGAATtagattattattattatgttaaTGGAAGTATAGGAAAAAATTCATCTGATGATATTACTCATTCacgtatatatttatcctTTAAAgattatatgaaaacagacgaatttataaaaacacaagatgggaaatatttttatgatacAAACggaattaaatataaagcaAATGTCACATTTGCACCAAATCAAAcaataatacataaaaatcgAACAGATAATAGAAATAACACATTAGACACTgatccatattttttaaaatgttgtGAAGAAATGAATAATCCTGTTGACCCACCAAAAAACGATATAGATTATCatgatattattaatgTGGTAAgagaaaatgatgatatcATATCTCCTATAGTTATAGATCtaagaaaaaaactaaaaaatagcAAAGTCAAATAA